From one Lycium barbarum isolate Lr01 chromosome 6, ASM1917538v2, whole genome shotgun sequence genomic stretch:
- the LOC132645842 gene encoding E3 ubiquitin-protein ligase ATL4 — protein sequence MSGYFPQPPPLPMPFTATVNGGATSIPQPVDNTAIINDNPPPSPSPSSSSSSSFIIVIIVIASAIIVSATIYLILRLLSRRFHRSFRTYAAADDVVSHSAAATAVNGNRCLENQRSTEDEKLLDSLPLFKFGSVTGNLTGVDCAVCLSKFEPDDQLRLLPLCCHAFHSSCIDAWLVTNQTCPLCRSTVYPTDEDVLSKVVLASENNELQRNGSFRIEIGSISRRRGGGSDSVSNQRSYSVGSFDYIVDDGYEVSVNSIHRRGVSESTDKESSIGVAVPAPPGESIASDISGGGGRSWLRDYVDRIGSFSLSSRSTSFRSSGRFFNASSRRSDTVVPIDDLEAGRIGEEISELFRWLSGV from the coding sequence ATGTCCGGCTATTTTCCTCAGCCTCCACCACTCCCAATGCCCTTCACCGCCACTGTCAACGGCGGAGCTACTTCCATTCCTCAGCCTGTTGATAATACTGCCATTATCAATGATAATCCTCCTCCATCACCATCtccatcttcatcttcatcttcttcctTCATTATAGTTATCATCGTTATTGCTTCTGCTATTATCGTTTCCGCTACTATATACCTCATCCTTCGCCTCCTCTCACGGCGGTTCCACCGCTCTTTCCGTACATACGCCGCCGCTGACGACGTCGTGTCACATTCCGCTGCTGCTACGGCTGTTAACGGAAACCGTTGCTTAGAGAACCAAAGGAGTACCGAAGATGAGAAGTTGCTTGATTCGTTACCGCTTTTTAAGTTCGGTTCAGTTACTGGTAACTTAACTGGTGTTGACTGTGCCGTTTGCTTATCAAAATTCGAACCGGACGATCAGTTGAGACTACTTCCGTTATGTTGTCACGCGTTTCATAGCAGTTGTATAGACGCGTGGCTTGTAACGAACCAGACTTGTCCGCTTTGCAGGTCTACTGTATACCCTACAGACGAAGACGTGTTAAGTAAAGTAGTATTAGCTTCAGAAAATAATGAGCTGCAGCGTAATGGTAGTTTTCGTATTGAAATCGGTAGTATAAGTCGCCGACGTGGCGGTGGTTCAGATTCCGTCAGTAATCAGAGATCATATTCTGTGGGCTCATTTGATTACATTGTGGATGACGGTTACGAAGTTTCAGTTAACTCTATTCATCGGAGAGGTGTTTCTGAATCTACTGATAAGGAATCATCGATTGGTGTTGCTGTACCGGCGCCACCTGGTGAGAGTATAGCTTCTGATATTTCTGGTGGTGGTGGACGGAGTTGGCTAAGGGATTATGTTGATAGAATTGGTTCGTTTTCTCTATCGTCTCGATCAACGTCCTTTCGAAGCTCTGGTAGGTTTTTCAACGCAAGTAGCCGACGGAGCGATACTGTTGTTCCTATTGATGATTTGGAAGCTGGTCGGATTGGGGAAGAGATTAGTGAATTGTTTCGATGGCTTTCAGGGGTATGA